The window AGGAGATGGTAGAACTCAATAAGAAGGGTACAAAAATTGAACCCTTGAGTAATGCTAAACCTGAGAAATCCCAAGCACCTCAAATTACCTTTCAAAATGTGGTTGGACAGGATAGCATCACCCGTTTCGACAAACAAAAGAAAAGTAAAAGCAAACATAAAAATCGGAATAAACCTAGGCCCAATAACAACCAAGGTAAAGCCCCGTCAAGCAAATAAGCCATGTCTGTTGTTCTGCCATACAAAGAGTCTGACCTCAATAAAAAGAAACAGGTAGAGCAAATGTTCGACAACATTGCTCATCGCTACGATTTTTTAAACCGAATTTTGTCTTTTGGTATCGATAAAGGGTGGAGAAAGAAAGTAGTTAAACTCCTGTCTGTTTCAAACCCTAAACTGGTGCTCGATATGGCAACCGGAACCGCCGATTTGGCCTTGGAACTTAGCAAAATCAAAGGAGTTACCATCAAAGGTGTAGATCTGTCGGAAGGAATGCTTGAAATAGGTAAGAAAAAGGTTATTAATAAAGGGTTACAAGGTAGTATTGAACTGCTCCATGGCGATTCTGAACGTATTTTGTTTAATGACCTTACCTTCGATGCGGCAACTGTTGCCTTTGGTGTTAGAAATTTTGAAAACCTGGAACAAGGATTAACAGAACTAGCCCGAGTGCTCAAACCGGGTGGGAAATTGTTTGTGCTCGAATTTTCAAAACCTTCTTCCTTTCCTTATAAACAGGTCTATAATTTCTACTTTAAAAATATTTTGCCTACCGTAGGTAAGTTCTTTTCCAACGATAGCTCGGCATATACTTACTTACCTGATTCCGTAAACGCTTTTCCCGATGGAGAAAATTTTGCAGCAATTATGGAAAAATGCGGCTTCACTTCCATTGAAAGATATCCTCTAACCTTTGGAATTGCTACAATATATGTAGGATTAAAGCCGTTAGGATGAAACTAAGAATTTGTATTTCAGTTGAAACACCTTGTTGATTAAGCAGTTAGGAATATTATGCCTCGTTTTAGCTCTACTTTTGGGAGCCCCCAATTCCATTTTCGGACAGAAGAAGGGGAACGGACCTACTATTTCCTCCCGCAAGTCCGGCACCATGACTGCCATTTCGCATACCGGTCGGCCTAAGGTTATTCGATTGCCAAAATACGACCGGCAATTGATTCATTTTGGCTTTTTACTTGGCTTTAATTATTCCAGTTTCGCCGTTCGCTATGAGAAGAATTTAGTTCAGTTTGATTCGGTTTATTCCATTCAACAACAACCTCAACCCGGATTTGATTTGGGTATCATTTCTGATTTGCGCCTCGGAAATCATTTTAACTTAAGGTTTACTCCAACTCTCCAATTTGTCGAACGGAAGATGAATTTTAGCCTCAATGGTCGCCGCGATTCATCTTATTTGGTTACCAAACCTATTACCAGTTATCTCATGAATTTTCCGCTTTGTGTGAAGTATAAATCGGAGCGAATTAATAATTGGAG of the Bacteroidia bacterium genome contains:
- a CDS encoding PorT family protein, producing the protein MTAISHTGRPKVIRLPKYDRQLIHFGFLLGFNYSSFAVRYEKNLVQFDSVYSIQQQPQPGFDLGIISDLRLGNHFNLRFTPTLQFVERKMNFSLNGRRDSSYLVTKPITSYLMNFPLCVKYKSERINNWRAYMIGGGRFGVDMGSNSKIKDKKKDNDIIKLSKFDYGVELGFGFEFYLDFFKLSPEIKMYYGLNNVLVKDGGVYSNPINRLNTKMFIFSLNFE
- the ubiE gene encoding bifunctional demethylmenaquinone methyltransferase/2-methoxy-6-polyprenyl-1,4-benzoquinol methylase UbiE, with the protein product MSVVLPYKESDLNKKKQVEQMFDNIAHRYDFLNRILSFGIDKGWRKKVVKLLSVSNPKLVLDMATGTADLALELSKIKGVTIKGVDLSEGMLEIGKKKVINKGLQGSIELLHGDSERILFNDLTFDAATVAFGVRNFENLEQGLTELARVLKPGGKLFVLEFSKPSSFPYKQVYNFYFKNILPTVGKFFSNDSSAYTYLPDSVNAFPDGENFAAIMEKCGFTSIERYPLTFGIATIYVGLKPLG